From one Pseudomonas sp. B21-048 genomic stretch:
- a CDS encoding glycosyltransferase, with the protein MSQPRATKVLVIGYVWPEPRSSAASGHVMQILETFLQQGWDITFSSPAGTGEHRADLSTLGIREVPIELNNSSFDTFVSELAPDIVLFDQFMMEEQFGWRVEKHCPDALRVLETSDLQSLRHARHQRLKDRLKASDDANDFSELFAPALREEFELMADTDLAKREIAALYRCDLNLMISEVEIELLVEQFKLPRNLLHWCPLMVDAPSEAPKAFEDRAHFLSIGNFRHAPNWDAVLWMKTTIWPLIRQQLPTAQLHIYGAYTPPKATALHNPAQGFQVMNWAEDALQVMSAARVCLAPLRFGAGIKGKIVDAMLCGTPNVTTPIGAEAMHREQPWPGAVTRTAREFADCAVRLYKDKDLWMSAQSHGQTLLADRYRPSIHGPALIERLLYCQVHLAQLRRDNFTGSMLRHHQHKSTQYMAQWIEAKNRNQ; encoded by the coding sequence ATGAGTCAACCCCGCGCAACCAAAGTCCTGGTGATTGGTTACGTCTGGCCCGAGCCCCGCTCTTCTGCGGCCAGTGGGCATGTCATGCAAATTCTCGAAACGTTTTTGCAGCAAGGCTGGGACATTACCTTCAGCAGCCCCGCTGGCACCGGTGAGCACCGTGCGGACCTGAGCACGTTGGGCATTCGCGAAGTTCCAATCGAGTTGAACAACAGCAGTTTCGACACCTTTGTCAGTGAACTGGCCCCGGATATCGTGTTGTTCGATCAGTTCATGATGGAAGAACAGTTCGGCTGGCGAGTAGAGAAACACTGCCCCGATGCGTTGCGTGTGCTTGAGACTTCAGACCTGCAAAGCCTGCGACATGCCCGGCATCAGCGACTCAAGGATCGCTTGAAGGCCAGCGACGACGCCAACGATTTCAGTGAGTTATTCGCCCCGGCATTGCGTGAAGAGTTCGAGCTCATGGCCGATACCGATCTGGCAAAACGTGAGATCGCCGCGCTGTATCGTTGCGACTTGAACCTGATGATCTCTGAAGTGGAGATCGAATTGCTGGTCGAGCAGTTCAAACTGCCGCGCAACTTGCTGCACTGGTGTCCGCTGATGGTCGATGCACCGAGTGAGGCACCGAAAGCTTTTGAGGACCGGGCGCACTTTCTCAGCATCGGCAACTTCCGTCATGCGCCGAACTGGGACGCGGTGCTCTGGATGAAAACGACCATTTGGCCGCTGATCCGCCAGCAACTGCCAACGGCTCAGTTGCACATATACGGCGCTTACACGCCGCCCAAGGCCACCGCGTTGCACAATCCGGCCCAAGGGTTTCAAGTGATGAACTGGGCAGAAGATGCATTGCAAGTCATGTCGGCTGCCCGGGTATGCCTGGCGCCGTTACGTTTCGGTGCGGGTATCAAAGGCAAAATCGTCGACGCCATGCTATGCGGCACACCCAATGTCACGACCCCAATTGGCGCGGAAGCGATGCACCGAGAACAGCCGTGGCCGGGCGCGGTGACCCGAACCGCGCGCGAATTCGCCGATTGTGCGGTACGTCTTTATAAAGACAAAGACCTTTGGATGAGCGCCCAATCCCATGGGCAGACGCTGTTGGCCGATCGCTATCGGCCGTCGATACATGGCCCGGCGCTGATCGAGAGATTATTGTATTGCCAGGTACATCTCGCTCAACTTAGAAGGGACAATTTCACGGGCAGCATGTTGCGTCATCACCAGCACAAAAGCACTCAGTATATGGCGCAATGGATTGAGGCAAAAAATCGAAATCAGTAG
- a CDS encoding tetratricopeptide repeat protein: MPQSRRYLLISLCVLFAFALAWFFLRSTTPVVPAAIKHGYSEALAQARAGQPGAARVLYQQLGRPDLSTKRRVWLHAELPNYPSPQALKLADADLQHASADVRIAAIKSINGLVSSGQRSLLLGPLLDDSDPSVRFAAVNALLGLTPDELGLYFGPLEQAIDAWEQLLKGQPESAETQYQLARLHLHNAELKDAQQALERTLQLAPGNLPALVMQIEVLDKQGQSDAARQLLAKQLKAQPDSAYLQHALGLWLLHHGQSEFALLGLSKAVELEPDNKDYRYDLATTLHGEQELEAAQNQLQEIVQRHPADRKARVLLINYWKESGQLQNVQILLAQLEQLNPDDPALQQGL, translated from the coding sequence ATGCCTCAGTCCCGCCGCTACTTGCTCATCAGCCTCTGCGTATTGTTTGCCTTCGCCCTCGCTTGGTTTTTCCTGCGTAGCACGACGCCTGTGGTGCCGGCGGCGATCAAGCACGGCTACAGCGAAGCGCTGGCCCAGGCACGCGCGGGTCAACCGGGGGCGGCGCGGGTGCTTTATCAGCAATTGGGCCGCCCTGACCTGTCGACCAAGCGCCGTGTCTGGTTGCACGCCGAACTGCCCAACTACCCGAGCCCGCAAGCCCTGAAACTGGCGGATGCAGACCTGCAACATGCCTCGGCGGATGTGCGCATCGCAGCGATCAAAAGCATCAACGGGCTGGTGTCCAGTGGGCAACGCAGCCTTTTGCTGGGGCCCTTGCTCGATGACAGCGACCCTAGCGTCCGGTTTGCGGCGGTCAATGCCTTACTGGGGCTGACGCCGGATGAGCTAGGGTTGTACTTCGGCCCATTGGAGCAAGCCATCGATGCCTGGGAGCAACTCCTCAAGGGGCAGCCGGAAAGCGCCGAAACCCAGTACCAACTGGCGCGCCTGCACTTGCACAATGCCGAACTGAAGGACGCGCAGCAGGCCTTGGAGCGCACGTTGCAACTGGCGCCTGGTAACCTGCCGGCGCTGGTGATGCAAATTGAAGTGCTGGATAAACAGGGCCAAAGTGACGCTGCCAGGCAATTGTTGGCGAAACAATTAAAGGCCCAGCCTGACTCGGCCTACCTGCAACATGCGCTGGGACTCTGGTTGCTGCATCACGGGCAAAGTGAGTTCGCCTTGCTCGGGTTGTCCAAAGCCGTTGAACTTGAGCCGGACAACAAGGATTACCGCTACGATCTGGCCACTACGCTGCACGGTGAGCAAGAGCTGGAAGCGGCGCAGAACCAGCTGCAGGAAATCGTCCAGCGTCACCCGGCCGATCGCAAGGCGCGCGTGCTGCTAATCAACTATTGGAAAGAAAGCGGACAGTTGCAGAACGTGCAGATCCTGTTGGCGCAGCTGGAACAGCTAAATCCGGACGATCCGGCGTTGCAGCAAGGGTTGTAA
- a CDS encoding response regulator: MIFASSVDEQRFRKLLSRNISLPLGLGVISAFFFVALITYLLSVIQWVQHTDRVINNANEATKLTVDLETGMRGFLLSGDEHFLEPYETAKPRIAVALNTLLELTADNPIQTDRLHRLQALHMEWVNYAQTMLDLQRAGGDYRGAIKTGRGKRLTDEIRKQFEDVVDMEQQLRATRNEDVRRTTIWSIALYLLFVVGISGLLAYIGRRDLLNLSRSYSANLAAQQASARRLEQQAWLRTGQSELAEQILGQLSLNVLGRHILQFCAQYLGSAVAALYVREEHGGLKRIACYGFSREQEALEQQLSSGEGIVGQVAQQARLIRLDDVPNDYFKVSSGLGEGLPHSVLVVPTSDDNRVNGVIELGFLRALTDRDVELLELIAGNIGSSIEAARYRQRLQAVLAKTQQLNEELQVQQEELKAANEELEEQSRSLNESQANLETQQIELEQANEQLAEQAQILVRQRDAMDLKNTELNQAQVELEARAEALQRSSQYKSEFLANMSHELRTPLNSSLILATLLAENPQENLSAEQVRFAESIYSAGTDLLNLINDILDLSKVEAGKLEIRPENTSVARLVEGLQDTFQPLAADKKLDFQVQLQADAPLMLFTDRQRLEQVIKNLLSNAVKFTEKGTVSLNVCAQSGEGIAFIVRDSGIGIAPDQQQSIFEAFRQADGALNRRYDGTGLGLSISRDLARLLGGSISLISEPGQGSVFTLVLPRHYVEPGDAPVETMSATPVAMPKSITVTAPVSLIAADIPRFDDDRHKAPFATRCILVVEDEPNFAHILYDLAHELGYQCLVAHGADEGCDLASQFIPDAILLDMRLPDHSGLTVLQRLKEHAETRHIPVHVISVEDRVEAAMHMGAIGYALKPTTREELKAVFARLEAKLTQRVKRVLLVENDDVQRDGIARLIGEEDIEITAVGLAQDALDLLRTTIFDCMIIDLKLPDMLGNDLLKRMSTEDICSFPPVIVYTGRNLTRDEEAELRKYSRSIIIKGARSPERLLDEVTLFLHKVESRLSLERQTMLKTARSRDKVFEGRKVLLVDDDVRNIFALTSALEQKGAIVVIGRTGREAVEKLNEVEDIDLVLMDVMMPEMDGFEATLEIRKDPRWRKLPIIAVTAKAMKDDQERCLQTGASDYLAKPIDLDRLFSLIRVWLPKMERI, translated from the coding sequence ATGATCTTTGCGTCTTCGGTTGATGAGCAACGATTCCGTAAACTGCTGAGCCGTAATATAAGCCTGCCATTGGGTCTGGGTGTCATCAGCGCGTTTTTTTTCGTTGCGCTGATTACCTATCTGTTATCGGTAATCCAGTGGGTCCAGCACACCGACCGGGTGATCAATAATGCCAATGAAGCAACAAAGCTGACCGTTGATCTGGAAACCGGAATGCGCGGTTTTCTGCTCAGCGGCGATGAACATTTTCTTGAACCCTACGAGACGGCCAAACCGAGAATAGCGGTCGCCCTCAATACCTTGCTTGAACTGACCGCCGACAACCCGATCCAGACTGACCGTCTGCACCGGCTCCAGGCCTTGCACATGGAATGGGTCAATTACGCGCAAACAATGCTCGATTTGCAGCGCGCCGGGGGGGATTACCGTGGCGCAATCAAGACAGGCCGTGGCAAGCGCCTGACCGATGAGATTCGCAAGCAATTCGAAGATGTGGTTGACATGGAGCAGCAGCTGCGTGCCACGCGCAACGAGGACGTACGCCGCACCACGATCTGGAGCATTGCCCTTTATTTGTTGTTCGTGGTCGGTATCAGCGGTTTGCTGGCGTACATTGGCCGCCGGGATCTACTTAACCTCTCGCGCAGCTACAGTGCCAATCTCGCCGCGCAACAGGCCAGTGCCCGGCGTCTGGAACAGCAGGCCTGGTTGCGCACTGGCCAGAGTGAGCTGGCCGAGCAAATCCTGGGGCAATTGTCCCTGAATGTGTTGGGTCGACATATTCTGCAGTTCTGCGCGCAATATCTGGGCAGCGCTGTCGCGGCGCTCTATGTCCGTGAGGAGCATGGCGGACTGAAACGTATCGCGTGTTACGGTTTTTCCCGGGAACAGGAAGCGCTTGAGCAGCAACTTTCCAGTGGCGAGGGGATTGTCGGCCAGGTGGCGCAACAGGCTCGTTTGATTCGTCTTGATGATGTGCCAAACGACTACTTCAAAGTCAGTTCCGGCCTCGGCGAAGGCCTTCCCCATAGCGTCCTGGTGGTGCCGACCAGCGACGATAATCGGGTTAACGGGGTGATCGAACTGGGTTTCCTGCGGGCGCTGACGGATCGCGACGTCGAACTGCTCGAGCTGATTGCCGGTAATATCGGCAGCTCGATCGAGGCGGCGCGCTATCGTCAGCGCTTGCAGGCAGTACTCGCCAAAACCCAGCAACTCAACGAAGAGCTGCAAGTCCAGCAAGAAGAACTCAAAGCCGCCAACGAAGAACTGGAAGAACAGTCGCGGAGTCTGAATGAGTCCCAAGCCAATCTGGAAACCCAGCAGATCGAGCTGGAGCAAGCCAACGAACAACTCGCCGAACAGGCGCAGATTCTGGTCAGGCAACGCGATGCCATGGACCTGAAGAACACTGAACTGAATCAGGCCCAGGTGGAACTCGAAGCGCGCGCCGAAGCGTTGCAGCGCTCCAGCCAGTACAAATCAGAATTCCTCGCGAACATGTCCCACGAACTGCGCACGCCGCTGAACAGTTCGTTGATTCTGGCCACGCTGCTGGCGGAAAACCCGCAGGAAAACCTCAGCGCCGAGCAGGTCAGATTCGCCGAGTCGATCTACTCTGCCGGCACCGACTTGCTCAATTTGATCAACGATATTCTCGATCTTTCCAAGGTCGAGGCCGGCAAGCTTGAAATCCGTCCGGAAAACACCAGCGTCGCGCGTCTGGTGGAAGGTTTGCAGGACACGTTCCAGCCATTGGCCGCCGACAAGAAACTGGATTTCCAGGTGCAACTGCAGGCTGATGCACCGTTGATGCTGTTCACCGACCGCCAGCGTCTGGAGCAAGTGATCAAGAACCTGCTGTCCAACGCGGTGAAATTCACCGAAAAGGGCACTGTCAGCCTGAATGTCTGCGCTCAGTCGGGCGAGGGCATTGCCTTTATCGTTCGCGATTCCGGGATTGGCATTGCGCCGGATCAGCAGCAAAGCATTTTCGAAGCCTTCCGTCAGGCCGATGGCGCCCTTAACCGTCGTTACGATGGCACCGGCCTTGGCTTGTCGATTTCCCGTGATCTGGCCAGGTTGTTGGGCGGTTCCATCAGCCTGATCAGCGAGCCAGGGCAGGGCAGTGTGTTCACCCTGGTGTTGCCGCGGCACTACGTCGAGCCGGGCGACGCGCCTGTCGAGACGATGAGCGCCACGCCGGTGGCCATGCCGAAAAGCATCACGGTTACCGCGCCTGTGTCGCTGATTGCCGCCGACATTCCGCGTTTCGACGATGATCGCCACAAGGCGCCATTTGCCACTCGCTGCATTCTGGTGGTGGAAGATGAGCCGAACTTTGCGCATATTCTCTACGATCTGGCCCATGAACTGGGTTATCAGTGCCTGGTGGCCCACGGCGCCGACGAAGGCTGTGACCTGGCCAGCCAATTCATCCCCGATGCGATCCTGCTGGACATGCGCTTGCCGGATCATTCCGGGCTCACTGTATTGCAGCGTCTTAAAGAGCACGCCGAAACCCGGCACATTCCCGTGCACGTGATTTCGGTCGAAGACCGCGTAGAGGCCGCCATGCACATGGGGGCCATCGGTTATGCGCTCAAGCCCACCACCCGCGAGGAGCTCAAAGCGGTGTTTGCCCGCCTCGAAGCCAAACTGACACAGAGGGTCAAACGGGTATTGCTGGTCGAAAACGACGATGTGCAACGCGACGGCATCGCCCGACTGATCGGCGAGGAAGACATCGAAATCACCGCCGTCGGCCTAGCGCAGGATGCGCTCGACCTGCTGCGCACCACGATTTTCGACTGCATGATCATCGACCTGAAGCTGCCGGACATGCTCGGCAACGACTTGCTCAAGCGCATGTCCACCGAAGATATCTGCTCGTTCCCGCCGGTGATCGTCTATACCGGACGTAACCTGACCCGGGACGAAGAGGCCGAGCTGCGCAAGTATTCGCGCTCGATCATCATCAAGGGCGCGCGCTCGCCCGAGCGCTTGCTGGACGAAGTGACACTTTTTCTGCACAAAGTCGAATCCCGGTTGTCCCTGGAACGCCAGACGATGCTCAAGACAGCCCGCAGCCGCGACAAGGTTTTTGAGGGGCGTAAAGTGCTGCTGGTGGACGACGATGTACGCAACATCTTTGCCCTCACCAGTGCGCTGGAGCAAAAAGGCGCTATCGTGGTCATTGGCCGCACTGGCCGTGAGGCCGTTGAAAAACTGAATGAAGTCGAGGACATTGATCTGGTGCTGATGGACGTGATGATGCCGGAGATGGATGGTTTTGAAGCCACCCTCGAAATCCGCAAGGACCCGCGCTGGCGCAAGCTGCCGATCATTGCGGTGACGGCCAAGGCCATGAAGGACGATCAGGAGCGCTGCTTGCAGACTGGCGCCAGCGACTATCTGGCCAAGCCGATCGATCTGGACCGCCTGTTCTCGCTGATTCGTGTGTGGTTGCCGAAGATGGAACGCATCTAA
- a CDS encoding efflux transporter outer membrane subunit: MSLKAFLPSLLVLALSACAVGPDYKTPTTEAANITAATDGSAGQKNFDRARFEGIWWQQFDDPTLNQLVTQSLQGNRDLRVAFARWKAARAIRDDASNDAMPTITSRASSDLAKGQIPGQTTKRVSSERYDLGLDMAWELDLFGRIQRNLESSDAEQQAAEADLYQLQVSMIAELVDAYGQLRGAQLREKIALANLNNQQESRKITESLRDAGVGDQLDVVRADARLASVEASMPQLQAEQVRQRNRIATLLGERPEKLTVDLSPKDLPAIAKALPIGDPGELLQRRPDILSAERKLAAATARIGVAKADLFPRVSLSGFLGFTAGRGSQIGSSAANAWALGPSITWAAFDLGSVRARLRGADAEAEGALATYEQQVLLALEESENAFSDYGKRQQRLISLIRQSESSRAAADLADIRYREGTVDFLVLLDAQRERLAAEDTQAQAEVDLYRGIVAIYKALGGGWQPETVASK, from the coding sequence ATGAGCCTGAAAGCCTTCCTGCCGAGCCTTCTGGTACTGGCCCTGAGTGCCTGCGCCGTCGGCCCGGACTACAAAACCCCCACCACGGAGGCGGCCAACATCACGGCCGCCACCGATGGCAGCGCCGGTCAGAAGAATTTTGACCGTGCACGTTTCGAAGGCATCTGGTGGCAGCAGTTCGACGATCCAACCCTCAACCAGTTGGTGACGCAATCCTTGCAAGGCAACCGCGATTTGCGCGTGGCCTTCGCCCGCTGGAAAGCGGCCCGGGCAATTCGCGACGACGCGAGCAATGACGCCATGCCGACCATCACCAGCCGCGCGAGCAGTGATCTGGCCAAAGGGCAGATTCCCGGCCAGACCACTAAACGCGTCAGCAGTGAACGCTATGACCTGGGCCTGGACATGGCCTGGGAACTGGACTTGTTCGGTCGCATCCAGCGCAACCTGGAATCCAGCGACGCCGAACAGCAGGCGGCCGAAGCCGATCTTTACCAACTGCAAGTCAGCATGATTGCCGAACTGGTGGACGCCTATGGCCAACTGCGCGGCGCGCAACTGCGGGAAAAGATCGCCCTGGCCAACCTGAACAACCAGCAGGAATCGCGCAAGATCACCGAAAGCCTGCGTGATGCCGGTGTCGGCGATCAGCTGGACGTGGTTCGCGCCGATGCGCGCCTGGCATCTGTCGAAGCCAGCATGCCGCAACTGCAGGCCGAACAGGTGCGTCAGCGCAACCGCATCGCCACCCTGCTGGGTGAACGTCCGGAAAAACTGACAGTCGATTTGAGTCCAAAAGACTTGCCGGCAATCGCCAAGGCATTGCCGATCGGTGATCCGGGCGAGCTGCTGCAACGGCGCCCGGACATCCTCAGCGCCGAACGCAAACTGGCGGCCGCCACCGCCCGTATCGGCGTGGCCAAGGCTGATTTGTTCCCACGGGTCAGCCTCAGCGGCTTCCTTGGCTTCACCGCCGGGCGCGGATCACAGATCGGCTCGTCGGCGGCCAATGCCTGGGCACTGGGCCCAAGCATCACCTGGGCGGCGTTCGACCTAGGCAGCGTGCGCGCCCGTTTGCGCGGCGCCGATGCTGAAGCCGAAGGCGCCCTGGCGACTTACGAACAGCAAGTACTGCTGGCGCTGGAAGAGTCGGAAAATGCCTTCAGCGATTACGGTAAACGTCAGCAGCGCCTGATCTCGCTGATTCGTCAAAGCGAATCAAGCCGCGCCGCGGCCGATCTCGCCGACATTCGCTACCGCGAAGGCACCGTGGACTTCCTCGTGCTGCTCGATGCTCAGCGTGAGCGCCTGGCAGCCGAAGACACCCAGGCCCAGGCCGAAGTCGATTTATATCGCGGCATCGTCGCGATCTACAAAGCCCTCGGCGGCGGCTGGCAGCCAGAGACGGTCGCCAGCAAGTAA
- a CDS encoding phospholipase, protein MNNTTSEDYALNNWMAATPALDTLSLCELTLPGTHNAGCDWQASYPTIPGAHWLACQHDSFYAQLNNGSRALDVRLDFDFDAPGLGKFRFQHNGYRSTRTLGNLVTDLNRFLKENPDEFIILDFHELKGGHQAFDFAYFNSMIIHFLGYRIIPTGNLHLSLGQLKHISPLERILVATPSHRALDQTLFCKKIEHQWSRIADTNTAELEKHIVDVLKNPPGEWAPWSLSATSYSITSGPVDIKGHLNWWFDLAKRDWATQCNIINVDFIEESKMVFYCRAASLIKANNRINSMATRASLNVTRAGTVTYPS, encoded by the coding sequence ATGAACAACACCACTTCAGAAGATTACGCACTCAACAACTGGATGGCTGCGACCCCGGCCCTCGATACACTATCGCTCTGCGAGTTGACGCTGCCGGGCACTCACAATGCGGGCTGCGACTGGCAAGCGTCCTACCCGACAATTCCAGGCGCTCACTGGCTGGCGTGCCAGCACGATTCGTTTTATGCCCAGCTGAACAATGGTTCGCGAGCGCTGGATGTTCGACTGGATTTTGACTTCGACGCGCCGGGGCTTGGCAAATTCCGTTTTCAACACAATGGTTACCGCTCCACCCGTACTTTGGGCAATCTTGTGACGGACTTGAATCGTTTTCTCAAGGAAAACCCCGACGAATTTATCATCCTGGACTTCCATGAACTGAAGGGCGGTCATCAGGCATTTGATTTTGCCTACTTCAATAGCATGATTATCCACTTCTTGGGCTATCGCATCATTCCCACCGGAAACCTGCATCTGAGCCTCGGCCAACTCAAGCACATCAGCCCTCTGGAAAGAATTCTGGTCGCGACGCCGTCGCACCGTGCACTTGATCAAACTCTATTTTGCAAAAAAATCGAACACCAATGGAGTCGCATCGCCGATACGAACACCGCTGAACTGGAAAAACACATCGTTGACGTACTGAAAAACCCTCCTGGCGAATGGGCGCCCTGGTCGCTTTCCGCAACCAGCTACAGCATTACCAGCGGCCCTGTCGACATCAAAGGACATCTCAATTGGTGGTTCGATCTCGCCAAGCGCGACTGGGCAACCCAGTGCAACATAATCAACGTCGACTTCATTGAAGAATCAAAAATGGTTTTTTATTGCCGAGCCGCGAGTTTGATAAAAGCGAACAATCGAATTAATAGTATGGCCACTCGAGCCAGCCTGAACGTTACTCGGGCTGGCACAGTGACCTATCCTTCCTAG
- a CDS encoding response regulator, which yields MSEDAQDVVLIVEDDPSILMVLSAYLSGEGYRVLQAENGEQAFEILASKPHLDMMITDFRLPGGISGVQIAEPAVKLRPELKVIFISGYPQEIRETDSPITRTAPILAKPFDLDELQRIMQAMLS from the coding sequence ATGAGTGAAGATGCACAAGACGTGGTATTGATCGTCGAGGATGACCCTTCGATCTTGATGGTGTTGTCTGCTTATTTGTCGGGCGAAGGTTACCGCGTGCTGCAAGCCGAAAATGGCGAGCAGGCCTTTGAAATTCTGGCGAGCAAGCCGCACCTGGACATGATGATCACCGACTTCCGCTTGCCGGGGGGAATCTCTGGCGTACAGATCGCCGAACCCGCCGTGAAGCTGCGACCGGAACTCAAGGTCATCTTCATCAGCGGCTATCCCCAGGAAATTCGTGAGACCGACAGCCCGATCACCCGCACAGCACCAATCCTGGCCAAGCCGTTCGATCTGGATGAGTTGCAACGGATCATGCAGGCCATGCTGTCCTGA
- a CDS encoding protein-glutamate O-methyltransferase CheR, producing the protein MRSTEIELRLLIEAIYLKYSYDFRDYSAASIKRRVNHALSQFECNTIPALQEKVLHDPTAFMQLLQWLTIPVSEMFRDPSYFLALRREVVPLLKTYPSIKVWIAGCSTGEEVYSMAILLREEGLLDRTIIYATDINPRSLDKARQGIFSLENVRAYTHHYQQAGGQRSFADYYTAAYGYAIFDKSLCDNVTFADHSLATDSVFSETQLISCRNVLIYFNKKLQDRAFGLFHESLCRRGFLALGSKETLEFSAYGDQFEPLVKQERIYRK; encoded by the coding sequence GTGCGCAGTACCGAAATCGAATTGAGGTTGTTGATCGAGGCGATCTACCTTAAGTACAGCTACGATTTTCGCGATTACTCCGCCGCCTCGATCAAACGCCGGGTCAATCATGCGTTGAGCCAATTCGAATGCAATACCATCCCGGCGTTGCAAGAGAAGGTCTTGCATGATCCGACCGCGTTCATGCAACTGCTGCAATGGCTGACGATCCCGGTCAGTGAAATGTTCCGCGATCCTTCGTATTTTCTGGCGCTGCGCCGCGAAGTGGTGCCACTGCTTAAGACTTATCCATCGATCAAGGTCTGGATCGCCGGTTGCAGCACTGGCGAAGAGGTCTATTCGATGGCGATTCTGCTGCGCGAAGAAGGCTTGCTGGATCGCACCATCATCTATGCCACCGACATCAACCCGCGCTCGCTGGATAAAGCCAGGCAGGGGATTTTTTCCCTGGAGAATGTCCGGGCCTACACTCACCACTACCAGCAGGCTGGTGGTCAGCGTTCATTCGCCGACTACTACACGGCGGCCTATGGCTACGCCATTTTCGACAAGAGCCTGTGCGACAACGTGACTTTCGCCGATCACAGCCTGGCCACCGACAGCGTGTTCTCGGAAACTCAATTAATTTCGTGTCGTAATGTATTGATTTATTTCAATAAAAAACTTCAGGATCGCGCGTTCGGGTTGTTTCATGAATCTTTGTGTCGTCGGGGTTTTCTGGCACTGGGCAGTAAGGAAACCCTTGAGTTCTCGGCCTATGGCGATCAGTTTGAACCGTTGGTCAAGCAAGAACGGATCTACCGCAAATGA
- a CDS encoding response regulator has protein sequence MSTNASTILVVEDDAIVRTLIVDVLEELKFRVLAADGCEMALEFINDEDQGIDLLMTDVGLPVMDGRELAKQARMLRPELPILFASGFAESIEVPDGMHLIGKPFSIDQLRDKVKGILV, from the coding sequence ATGTCCACCAATGCCTCCACCATACTAGTCGTCGAAGACGATGCCATCGTGCGCACGCTGATCGTCGATGTGCTGGAGGAGCTTAAATTCCGGGTGCTTGCGGCGGATGGTTGTGAAATGGCGCTGGAATTCATCAACGATGAGGACCAGGGCATCGATTTGCTGATGACAGATGTGGGGCTACCCGTTATGGATGGCCGGGAATTGGCGAAACAGGCACGCATGCTGCGTCCCGAGTTACCGATCCTGTTCGCCAGCGGCTTTGCCGAAAGCATCGAGGTACCTGACGGCATGCATCTCATCGGCAAGCCATTCTCGATCGATCAGTTGCGTGACAAGGTCAAAGGCATACTCGTCTAG